The Acinetobacter chinensis genomic sequence AAGTTGAAATCCAGGTAGATTCACGTCCTGGAGCAATCCTGTCAGCTGCTGAACAACCGGCAACCACAACTGCTGCGCTGGAATCAGTGCCTGTTCCTGTAACGAAGCCTAAAAAAGAAAAAGATGAGGGAAATCTTAAAAACAGTCGAAAGCGTCAGCTGAATCCACTGTTTACTTTTTCTCTTTTTGTTGAAGGCCGTTCCAACCAGATGGCAGCAGAGACCTGCCGTAAAGTTCTGACACAGCTGGGGGCTTCACAGCATAATCCACTGTTTTTATATGGTCCTACAGGTCTGGGTAAAACCCACCTGATGCAGGCTGTCGGTAATGCCTTACTTCAGGCAAAACCGAATGCACGTGTGATGTACATGACTGCAGAAAGTTTTGTACAGGATTTTGTCAGCTCGCTGCAGCAGGGGAAAGTGGAAGAATTTAAAAAGAACTGCCGCTCTCTCGATCTGTTGCTTGTGGATGATATCCATCTCCTGGCAGGCAAAGAAGCCAGTCTTGTAGAGTTTTTCTATACATTCAATGCCTTACTGGATGAATCCAAGCAGATTATTTTAACATCAGACCGTTATCCCAAAGAGTTGACTGAGCTGGATGCACGTCTGGTGTCCCGTTTTTCATGGGGGCTTTCTGTGGGTGTTGAGCCACCTGATATTGAAACCCGGATTGAGATTTTATTAAAAAAAGCTGAAAGCAGTGGTGTTGAACTGCCGCGTAACTGTGCTCTGTTTATTGCGCAGCAGGTGGTGGCAAACGTTCGTGAACTGGAAGGTGCACTGAACAAAGTTGTTGCCATTTCACGCTTTAAAGGTACGGTGATTGATCTTGATGTTGTCCGTGAATCTTTGAAGGATGTTCTGGCGATACGTGCAAGAACCATCAGTACTGAGAATATTCAGCGTGTGGTCAGTGAATATTTCCGGATTCCATTAAAAGAGCTGATGGGACCCAAGCGTACCCGTATTTATGCGCGTCCACGCCAGCTGGCCATGGGGCTTGCACGTGAACTGACCGGAGACAGTTTCCCTGAAATCGGTATGGCATTTGGTGGTCGTGATCACAGTACCGTGATGCATGCCTGTGAAAAAGTCCTGAGTTTAAGGGATGAAGATCCAATCTTTAATGAAGATTATAAGAATCTGCAGCGTCTGTTACAAAGCTGATTTTTTGATCATATTCTGTTCTTGCAATGCGGCATATTCTGCCGCATAGTACATAGCTAAAAAATAAATTTACCCAGATTATTTACCGTTATCCAGATTTAGAGGAATCCATCGTGCGTTTGAAAATCGCGAAAGAAAGCTTAGTCAATGTGTTGTCACATGTGGTCGGAGCCGTTGAACGTCGCCATACTTTAAATATTCTTTCAAACGTAAAAATTCAGGCAAATCAACAGGCTTTAACCATTACAGGTTCTGACCTGGAAGTTGAGCTGGTGGCCAGTACCACACTTGCTGAGGGTGCTTGTCTGCAGCCAGGTGAAACGACGGTTCCTGCCCGTAAACTGATGGATATCTGTAAATCTTTACCTGCTGCTGCGATTGTGGATCTGCAGATCACTGAAGATCAGCGCTGTATTTTAAAATCGGGTGCAAGCCGTTTTGTGCTGGGGACTTTGCCTGCTGAAGACTATCCATTACTGACCACTGAAAACACTCAGGGTACTCAGGTTCAGGTGACTGAACGTGAGCTGAAACGTCTGTTTGAAAAAACAGCGTTTGCAATGGCGGTTCAGGATGTCCGTTTTTATCTGACTGGTACTCTGCTTGAAATTGATGACAGTCAGTTGCGTGCAGTCACCACAGATGGTCACCGTCTGGCATTGTGTGAAACACTGGCGTCTTCCAATGCGGGTCAGTTGGTTCAGGCTATTGTGCCACGTAAAGCCGTGGGTGAATTACAGCGTCTGCTCAGTATTGAAGATGAACAGTTAACCTTGCTGATCGGTCGTGAACTGCTGAATGTCACTATCAGCACTCCAAGCCGTGATAAAGAGCAGGGTGATATTACGGTCCGTTTCACCACCAAACTGATTGATGGGAAATTCCCGGACTATCGCCGCGTTATTCCTCGTGGTGGCGACAAAAAAGTGGTGATCGCGCATGATGTGTTCAAGCAGTCTTTACAGCGTGTTTCGATTTTAAGTAATGAAAAATTACGCGGTGTATTTCTGAATTTTGGTGCTGATTCTTTACAGTTACGTGCCAATAACCCAGAACAGGACGAAGCTGTTGAAGATCTGGCGATTCAGTATGCAGATACGCCAATGGAAATGTCTTTCAATGCACAGTATATTCTTGACGTTTTAAGCGTGCTGGATGGCGATGATGTTGCCATGACCATGACTGAAGCTAATCAGTCTGTACTGGTACAGGATCCGACCCAGCAGAATCAGACCTATGTGGTCATGCCGATGCGTGTTTAAACAGTCTGCTTTTTAAAAACCATGCATATTACGCGTTTAAATATACAACGTGTCCGAAATCTGAAAGCGGTTGCACTCCATGAGTTGCAGCCGTTTAATGTTTTTTATGGGCAGAATGGTTCCGGTAAAACCTCCGTTCTGGAAGCCATTCATCTGCTGGCAACAGGGCGTTCTTTCCGTACCCATATTCCTAAAAACTATATTCAGCATGATACTGCCGATGCCGTGGTCTTTGCCCAGTCTGCCTCTGAAAAAATAGGCATGCAGAAACTGCAGAGTGGAGAGCAGCTGATTAAGGTCAATGGTGATTCCATTGCCACACAGGGGCAGCTTGCCCGCATACTGCCGTTACAGCTGATTGACCCACAAAGTACAGACATTATTGATCATGGTGCAAAACCCAGAAGACAGCTGCTCGACTGGCTTATGTTTCACGTGGAACCAGAGTTTTATCATGCATGGCAGTATTACTCACGTGCATTGAAACAGCGCAACAGTCTGCTGAAGTCACAGCGCAATATTTCCCTGTCAGAACTTGAACCCTGGAATAAAATGCTCAGTGATTATGGGGAAATTCTGCATTCACAGCGCATGGAAATAGTGGAGCAGTGGAAACAGTATCTGCAGCAGGATCTGGCTCAGTTATTGCCTGATCTGGATATTCAGATGGAATACAGCGCAGGGTTCCATGTGGAACATGGACTGGCCAGTGATCTGATTCAGTATCACCAGAAAGATGTGGACAGACGTTATACCGAATACGGTCCGCACCGTGCAGATCTGCGTTTTAAAACCCCATTGGGCGATGCTGATACAGTTCTGTCCAGAGGGCAGAAAAAACTGCTGATCATGGCGCTGAAACTGTCGCAAATTGCCATGTTACATGCCTGTAATAAGGAAACTGTGGTATTATTGGATGATGTGACAGCAGAATTAGATTTAACTGCACAACAGCGATTAATTGAACGTCTGAGCCAGTTAGGCAGTCAGGTTTTTATCACCACGCTGGACCAGCAATCAGTAAAAAAACATTTACATGATTTATCTATCTGTTACCGGTTGTTCCATGTGGAGCAGGGACAGGTTCAGGTTGCTGGGCCATGATTTTATATTTTCGCCAGTTTTGGACAGACCCATTATTTATCAGGGAGAAACCATGAGTTCAGAAGATCAAGCAGCTTCTCAAACAGAACTAACCACTGAAAAGGCTTATGACTCCTCCAGTATTAAAGTATTACGTGGACTGGATGCGGTACGTAAACGTCCAGGCATGTATATTGGTGATACAGATGATGGTTCAGGTCTGCATCATATGGTCTTTGAAGTCGTGGATAATGCGATTGATGAAGCACTGGCAGGACACTGTGATGAGATCATTGTAACCATTCATGAAGATGAATCGGTCAGTGTATCCGATAATGGCCGTGGTATTCCTACCGATATTCACCCTGAGGAAGGGGTGTCAGCTGCTGAAGTGATTCTGACCATCCTGCATGCAGGCGGTAAGTTTGATGACAACAGCTATAAAGTATCTGGTGGTCTGCACGGCGTAGGCGTGTCAGTGGTGAATGCACTCTCCAGTAAACTGGAGCTGACCATTCATCGTGCAGGTCATATTCATCAGCAGGAATATAAACACGGCGATCCGGTTTATCCGCTGCAAGTGATCGGTGACACCACCACATCGGGAACAGTTGTCCGCTTTTGGCCAAGTGCTGAAACCTTCAGTCAGACCATTTTTAACGTGGATATTCTGGCACGCCGTTTACGTGAACTGTCATTCCTGAACGCAGGTGTACGCATTGTACTGCGTGATGAGCGTGTGGCACTGGAACATATTTATGACTACGAAGGTGGTCTGTCTGAGTTTGTTAAATACATCAACCAGGGCAAAACACATCTGAATGAGATTTTCCATTTCACCACACAGGCTGAAAATGGCATTGCTGTGGAAGTGGCACTGCAATGGAATGACACGTATCAGGAAAATGTACGTTGCTTTACCAATAACATTCCACAGAAAGATGGTGGTACACACCTGGCTGGTTTCCGTGCTGCACTGACCCGTGGTCTGAACAGCTATATGGAAAGCGAAAACTTACTGAAAAAAGAGAAAGTTGCTGTATCGGGTGATGATGCCCGTGAAGGTCTGACTGCCATTGTTTCAGTGAAAGTGCCTGATCCAAAATTCTCTTCGCAGACCAAAGAAAAACTGGTGTCCAGTGAAGTTAAACCTGCAGTTGAGCAGGCCATGAATAAATCATTCTCTGAATATCTGCTGGAAAACCCACAGGCTGCCAAGTCCATTGCCGGTAAAATTATTGATGCAGCACGTGCGCGTGATGCA encodes the following:
- the dnaA gene encoding chromosomal replication initiator protein DnaA — protein: MLWTDCLTRLRQELSGNVFTMWIRPLVAEDQGDTLRLYAPNPYWTRYIQEHHLELITILAEQLSEGRVRKVEIQVDSRPGAILSAAEQPATTTAALESVPVPVTKPKKEKDEGNLKNSRKRQLNPLFTFSLFVEGRSNQMAAETCRKVLTQLGASQHNPLFLYGPTGLGKTHLMQAVGNALLQAKPNARVMYMTAESFVQDFVSSLQQGKVEEFKKNCRSLDLLLVDDIHLLAGKEASLVEFFYTFNALLDESKQIILTSDRYPKELTELDARLVSRFSWGLSVGVEPPDIETRIEILLKKAESSGVELPRNCALFIAQQVVANVRELEGALNKVVAISRFKGTVIDLDVVRESLKDVLAIRARTISTENIQRVVSEYFRIPLKELMGPKRTRIYARPRQLAMGLARELTGDSFPEIGMAFGGRDHSTVMHACEKVLSLRDEDPIFNEDYKNLQRLLQS
- the recF gene encoding DNA replication/repair protein RecF (All proteins in this family for which functions are known are DNA-binding proteins that assist the filamentation of RecA onto DNA for the initiation of recombination or recombinational repair.); translation: MHITRLNIQRVRNLKAVALHELQPFNVFYGQNGSGKTSVLEAIHLLATGRSFRTHIPKNYIQHDTADAVVFAQSASEKIGMQKLQSGEQLIKVNGDSIATQGQLARILPLQLIDPQSTDIIDHGAKPRRQLLDWLMFHVEPEFYHAWQYYSRALKQRNSLLKSQRNISLSELEPWNKMLSDYGEILHSQRMEIVEQWKQYLQQDLAQLLPDLDIQMEYSAGFHVEHGLASDLIQYHQKDVDRRYTEYGPHRADLRFKTPLGDADTVLSRGQKKLLIMALKLSQIAMLHACNKETVVLLDDVTAELDLTAQQRLIERLSQLGSQVFITTLDQQSVKKHLHDLSICYRLFHVEQGQVQVAGP
- the dnaN gene encoding DNA polymerase III subunit beta — protein: MRLKIAKESLVNVLSHVVGAVERRHTLNILSNVKIQANQQALTITGSDLEVELVASTTLAEGACLQPGETTVPARKLMDICKSLPAAAIVDLQITEDQRCILKSGASRFVLGTLPAEDYPLLTTENTQGTQVQVTERELKRLFEKTAFAMAVQDVRFYLTGTLLEIDDSQLRAVTTDGHRLALCETLASSNAGQLVQAIVPRKAVGELQRLLSIEDEQLTLLIGRELLNVTISTPSRDKEQGDITVRFTTKLIDGKFPDYRRVIPRGGDKKVVIAHDVFKQSLQRVSILSNEKLRGVFLNFGADSLQLRANNPEQDEAVEDLAIQYADTPMEMSFNAQYILDVLSVLDGDDVAMTMTEANQSVLVQDPTQQNQTYVVMPMRV